Proteins encoded by one window of Halorubrum ruber:
- a CDS encoding uroporphyrinogen-III synthase: protein MSGNGGRRPRVAVFRPDDERIESAVDLLRDLGAEPVADPMLEVEPTGAVPADAPLVVLTSKTGVELAAEAGWEPGDADLAAIGPATAAAAREAGWTVDVVPEEYTSAGLVAALEPRVAGERVVVARSDHGSDVLLDGLREAGADVTETVLYRLTRPTGAGDAAELAAAGDLDAAAFTSSLTVDNFLAAAADRGVEDAARAGLADAVVGVIGPPTAETAADRGVDVDVVPDEASFEALATAVVDALDVESPRQD, encoded by the coding sequence GTGAGCGGCAACGGGGGTCGAAGACCGCGCGTGGCCGTCTTCCGGCCGGACGACGAGCGGATCGAGTCGGCCGTCGACCTGCTCCGCGATCTCGGCGCCGAGCCTGTCGCCGACCCGATGCTCGAGGTCGAGCCGACGGGGGCGGTTCCGGCGGACGCGCCGCTCGTCGTCCTCACGAGCAAGACCGGCGTCGAACTGGCCGCCGAGGCGGGCTGGGAGCCGGGCGACGCCGACCTCGCCGCCATCGGTCCCGCCACCGCCGCGGCCGCCCGCGAGGCCGGCTGGACGGTCGACGTCGTCCCGGAGGAGTACACCTCCGCCGGCCTCGTGGCGGCGCTCGAACCCCGCGTCGCGGGCGAGCGCGTCGTCGTCGCGCGCTCGGACCACGGCAGCGACGTCCTCCTCGACGGCCTGCGCGAGGCCGGCGCCGACGTGACCGAGACCGTCCTGTACCGGCTCACGCGACCGACCGGCGCGGGTGACGCTGCCGAGCTGGCCGCAGCCGGCGACCTCGACGCAGCCGCGTTCACCTCCTCGCTGACCGTCGACAACTTCCTCGCGGCGGCCGCGGACCGCGGCGTCGAGGACGCGGCTCGCGCCGGACTCGCGGACGCGGTGGTCGGCGTCATCGGCCCGCCGACCGCGGAGACGGCCGCGGACCGCGGGGTCGACGTCGACGTCGTCCCCGACGAGGCGTCGTTCGAGGCGCTCGCGACCGCGGTCGTCGACGCGCTCGACGTGGAATCGCCCCGCCAGGACTGA
- a CDS encoding DUF4382 domain-containing protein, translating to MTDRSQTTGDDGSRTTGDDRLTGVSTDGLGRRKFVALGAGASATLLAGCAGDAALPSSDGSDGSDGSETLTGNFRLLISDAPADIGDFDRLDVTLDRARIFEAGDGDDEDDEDDEEDGEDEEEAAEDDDTEQNATETGDDDANETADEDDGANETDVDDGEDDEEDVEAEDEDEDDEDDDEDRGFTVVELDGATVDLTQVVEDDAIAVFDGEIPAGSYEKIELEVSEVTGIVDGEAVDVKLPSEKLQITNEFEVTPDEAVSFVFDINVVKRGKNNGYILKPVISGSGVAGRDVDVNEIDDEDEEDGEDEEDENEEDEDEEEEEDEDEEDEGDESEADEEEDEEDDTTGGNETDDADNETASGS from the coding sequence ATGACTGACCGATCGCAGACGACAGGCGACGACGGATCGCGAACGACAGGCGACGACCGCTTGACGGGCGTGTCGACCGACGGCCTCGGCCGACGGAAGTTCGTGGCCCTCGGTGCCGGAGCGAGCGCGACGCTGCTCGCCGGCTGCGCCGGAGACGCGGCTCTCCCGTCGTCGGACGGCTCCGACGGCTCCGACGGCTCGGAGACACTCACGGGCAACTTCAGGCTCCTCATCAGCGACGCCCCGGCCGACATCGGCGACTTCGACCGGCTGGACGTCACCCTCGACCGGGCTCGGATCTTCGAGGCCGGAGACGGCGACGATGAAGACGACGAAGACGACGAAGAAGACGGGGAAGACGAGGAAGAAGCCGCCGAGGACGACGACACCGAGCAGAACGCCACGGAAACCGGTGACGACGACGCGAACGAGACGGCGGACGAGGACGACGGCGCGAACGAGACGGACGTCGATGACGGCGAGGACGACGAGGAAGACGTCGAAGCGGAGGATGAGGATGAGGACGACGAAGATGACGACGAGGATCGCGGCTTCACCGTCGTCGAACTCGACGGCGCGACGGTCGATCTCACGCAAGTGGTCGAGGACGACGCCATCGCCGTCTTCGACGGCGAGATCCCGGCGGGCAGCTACGAGAAGATCGAACTCGAGGTCTCCGAGGTGACGGGGATCGTCGACGGCGAGGCGGTCGACGTGAAGCTCCCGAGCGAGAAGCTCCAGATCACGAACGAGTTCGAGGTCACGCCCGACGAGGCGGTGAGCTTCGTCTTCGACATCAACGTCGTCAAGCGCGGGAAGAACAACGGATACATCCTCAAACCCGTGATCTCGGGCAGCGGGGTCGCGGGCCGCGACGTCGACGTCAACGAGATCGACGACGAGGACGAGGAGGACGGGGAGGATGAAGAGGATGAGAACGAAGAGGACGAAGACGAAGAGGAGGAAGAGGACGAAGACGAGGAAGACGAAGGCGACGAGTCGGAAGCAGACGAGGAGGAGGACGAGGAGGACGACACTACCGGCGGCAACGAGACGGACGACGCGGATAACGAGACCGCGAGCGGGAGCTAA
- a CDS encoding 5'-deoxyadenosine deaminase, whose amino-acid sequence MLIAGTVVADSETVIPEGAVVVEGNTIAAVGEESALRDRYPDHERRAFDIVAPGLVGGHVHSVQSLGRGIADDDALLDWLFDAVLPMEAAMDAEATRAAAELGYLECLESGTTTVVDHLSVNHAEEAFEAAIETGIRARLGKVLMDRDSPDSLLEETDAALAESEALIREYHGAADGRVRYAVTPRFAVTCTEECLRGCRELADRYDGVTIHTHASENEDEIETVEADTGKRNVLWLDEVGLTGPDVTLAHCVHTDEREREVLAETDTVVTHCPSSNMKLASGIAPVQDYLDRGITVALGNDGPPCNNTLDAFTEMRQASLLGKVDARDPTRLPAPTVLEMATTNGARAAGFDRLGALREGHRADVIGITTDLMRATPVHDPLSHLVYAAHGDDVTFAMVDGEVRYADGEHVGIDAAAVRERATRHAERVVEAAGIDTAEP is encoded by the coding sequence ATGCTGATCGCCGGAACCGTCGTCGCCGACTCCGAGACCGTCATCCCCGAGGGCGCCGTCGTCGTCGAGGGGAACACGATCGCCGCGGTCGGCGAGGAGAGCGCCCTCCGCGACCGCTACCCCGACCACGAGCGGCGCGCGTTCGACATCGTCGCGCCCGGGCTCGTCGGCGGCCACGTCCACTCCGTCCAGTCGCTGGGGCGGGGGATCGCCGACGACGACGCCCTCCTCGACTGGCTGTTCGACGCCGTGTTGCCGATGGAGGCCGCGATGGACGCCGAGGCGACGCGCGCCGCGGCCGAGCTGGGCTACCTGGAGTGTCTCGAATCGGGGACGACGACCGTCGTCGACCACCTCTCCGTGAACCACGCCGAGGAGGCGTTCGAGGCCGCGATCGAGACTGGAATCCGCGCGCGGCTCGGCAAGGTGCTGATGGACCGGGACTCTCCCGACAGCCTGCTGGAGGAGACCGACGCCGCGCTCGCGGAGAGCGAGGCCCTCATCCGCGAGTACCACGGCGCGGCTGATGGTCGCGTCCGCTACGCGGTCACGCCGCGGTTCGCCGTCACCTGTACCGAGGAGTGCCTGCGCGGCTGCCGCGAGCTGGCCGACCGATACGACGGCGTGACGATCCACACTCACGCCAGCGAGAACGAGGACGAGATCGAGACGGTGGAGGCCGACACGGGGAAGCGGAACGTCCTCTGGCTCGACGAGGTCGGGCTGACGGGACCGGACGTGACGCTCGCGCACTGCGTCCACACCGACGAGCGCGAGCGCGAGGTGCTCGCCGAGACCGACACGGTCGTCACCCACTGCCCCTCCTCGAACATGAAACTCGCCTCGGGGATCGCCCCGGTTCAGGACTACCTCGACCGCGGCATCACGGTCGCGCTCGGCAACGACGGGCCGCCGTGCAACAACACCCTCGACGCTTTCACCGAGATGCGGCAGGCGAGCCTCCTCGGCAAGGTCGACGCCCGGGATCCGACCCGCCTCCCGGCCCCGACCGTGCTGGAGATGGCGACGACCAACGGCGCCCGGGCCGCCGGCTTCGACCGCCTCGGCGCGCTCCGCGAGGGGCACCGCGCCGACGTGATCGGGATCACGACCGACCTCATGCGGGCGACCCCGGTCCACGACCCGCTCTCACACTTAGTGTACGCCGCCCACGGCGACGACGTGACCTTCGCGATGGTCGACGGCGAGGTCCGCTACGCGGACGGCGAACACGTCGGGATCGACGCGGCGGCGGTCCGCGAGCGCGCGACGCGACACGCCGAGCGCGTGGTCGAGGCGGCCGGCATCGACACCGCGGAACCGTAG
- a CDS encoding CBS domain-containing protein has product MTLTARDLMEPDVKTVSPDDDVADVFKRFARYEFSGFPVVDDDERVVGVITESDLVDLFEPEDETLWIPIGLPPFVDTLSYQVKRPWADLDLGVDMLRNADRPISEVMSADVATVTPDSDVDDVLDLLVGDDPDINRVPVVDEEGRIVGIIARQDVIRAFRDRRLE; this is encoded by the coding sequence ATGACACTGACCGCCCGCGACCTGATGGAACCGGACGTGAAGACGGTCTCGCCCGACGACGACGTCGCCGACGTGTTCAAGCGGTTCGCCCGCTACGAGTTCAGCGGGTTTCCGGTCGTCGACGACGACGAGCGGGTGGTCGGCGTGATCACCGAGTCCGACCTCGTCGACCTGTTCGAGCCCGAGGACGAGACACTGTGGATCCCGATCGGCCTCCCCCCGTTCGTCGACACGCTCTCCTATCAGGTGAAGCGCCCGTGGGCCGACCTCGACCTCGGCGTCGACATGCTCCGCAACGCGGACCGGCCCATCTCCGAGGTGATGAGCGCCGACGTGGCGACGGTGACGCCCGACAGCGACGTCGACGACGTGTTGGACCTCCTCGTCGGGGACGACCCGGATATTAATCGTGTTCCCGTGGTCGACGAGGAGGGGCGGATCGTTGGGATCATCGCCCGGCAGGACGTGATCCGCGCGTTTCGCGACCGCCGACTAGAATAG
- a CDS encoding metal-dependent hydrolase yields the protein MHRKGHVGASLVVYAPLGFLVTALASIEVGLVGAAGVASLAMVPDLDMRVPLVKHRGITHTVWFALLVGVAFGIVGLAAGLQGGGVEALLFGGAAFLFGAVTIVSHLLADALTPMGIRPFAPVRDTEYTLDLFTAANPLANYALLGMGGVVAAVALVTGDAVPV from the coding sequence ATGCACCGGAAAGGTCACGTCGGGGCGTCGCTCGTCGTCTACGCCCCGCTCGGGTTCCTCGTCACGGCCCTCGCCTCGATAGAGGTCGGGCTCGTCGGCGCGGCCGGCGTCGCCTCGCTGGCGATGGTCCCGGATCTCGACATGCGCGTCCCCCTCGTCAAACACCGGGGGATCACCCACACCGTCTGGTTCGCGCTGCTCGTCGGCGTCGCCTTCGGGATCGTCGGGCTGGCGGCCGGCCTCCAAGGCGGCGGCGTCGAGGCGCTGCTGTTCGGCGGCGCCGCGTTCCTCTTCGGCGCCGTCACGATCGTCTCGCACCTCCTCGCCGACGCGCTGACGCCAATGGGGATCCGGCCGTTCGCGCCCGTGCGAGACACCGAGTACACGCTCGACCTGTTCACGGCGGCGAACCCGCTCGCGAACTACGCGCTGTTGGGGATGGGCGGCGTCGTCGCCGCGGTCGCGCTGGTCACGGGCGACGCAGTGCCGGTGTAG